Within the Malus sylvestris chromosome 4, drMalSylv7.2, whole genome shotgun sequence genome, the region AAAGAAAAGTAGATTTAAATTGTTACAGAAACCCAAATGTTATTCAATTTTTCTgtgcataataataataatatagtaGGTATGTTCCAGAATAATATTCAAATTCATCATGATAATGATATTTCAAATTTAAAAGCTATAATCTGATTTGAGCACTCTTTTGCTTTTGGAGCCATCCATGAAACCCTTCAAACCTGTAACTCCAATGTTACCTTCGGCTTCAGCAGCAGCTTTTGCTAGAAGCACTTCTTCTTCAGTGGGCTTGAAAGCTGGATGGCTTAAAATGCTTTTAAGCAACTGGGTACCTCTCAAAGCATTTGTCAATGGCAGATGACCCTCTGGAGTGCTCTCATTGAGCTCCCAGATGAACTCACCGGGAAAAGCTCTATAGTTGTATTGCAAAACTTCTGTGTCAAGCTTCTTCATCCACCCTAACTTGATGAAGAACTTGGTGAAGTCGTCGCCTACCTTGTCGTAAATTTTTTTCTGGACGCTGTACCCGAATTTGTTGTTGCTGTGCTGTCTCCATAGGGCGTCGATGGCTTGGAGGTCGGCTTCGGAGATGAACTGGACCTCGGAGAAGAAGACGTAGCCTCGCTTTTGGGCTTGTTCTCCGGCGAGGACGATGAGGAGGCGGCGGGTCTCCTCGTCGGCTTCGCGGAAGTTTTGGGCGGAGAGGTGTTGTTCTAGGAGGTCGAAGGAGGTGGATTGGGTGGAGGAAGATGGTGTGGAGAATGATGTGGTGGCGGAGATTGAGAAAGTTTTGGtggagaagagagagtgatgAGAGAGAGGAGAAGTTAGGGTGTTTGTGGTGGTGGGTTTAAGGAAGAAGGTGGAGGGAGCATTGTCtatatggtggtggtggaggaggagtGAGTGGTGATTGTGGCGTATGGATTGGAAAGACTTGGCTgccatggagagagagagagagagagagagagagagagagagagaggagtgtgtggtggtggtggtggtggtgatggagaGGAGTTAGGAGGGCATAAAGGGGAAGGCAGGAGGGAGGTGATGGGCTTAGATGTGGAGAGATGTGGTGGTGTGAGTTTGTGAGGAACGGATGCTTTGATATATGACAGATAAGAAATATGTGAAGAGGTGATATGGAGTAATAGGACGGAGGATTTTGATTGGCTAGATGTGGGTGAGGCTTGATCCTCCAATACACATGTACAAATTATTTAAATCATAATGTATATGAAATTCACTTTTTAGCTTCATATACATTGGCCCAAAAGAAATGGCCAAGGGGGCATTTTGGCAACAAGACAAATGTAAAGTTAAAAGACAAGCCAATGGAGCTTTTTGAGCTTAAAGGTGCTATCcatacatttatttttatttttcacatattgtttttaatttttgttcgtCATAtcgataaattgaagaaaatcaatagacaaaaatagtccaaatCACCTAAGCAAAAGTACAGCCGAAagggtaatgctaaggagatcaaaattttaaaccaaattgtaaaccaaatgatgtgtggttgatgattggattattacttaattgTTGATTAACGTACTTGTTTCTATTAGTGgcatatcatttggtttaaattttgatctctctaacattatctcaaatcaaaacaaaaaatacaaagaaaCAAGCCCATAAAAAGATCTCATAAATGTTAGAAAACATCTGCTCTCGGAAACAAGAACCAACCAACCAAATGGAAGAATTATGCTAATTGCccaagcccaaaaaaaaaaaaaaaaaaaaaaaactaatgaaaatggcttgaaaactttgagttttaatgataaggacaaaataaaaggtaaagtgaatagtaccaggtttgactttttagtgtaaaaatgtggtttttcgttaaagtgaacagtaccgtgagcttttcgttaaaactccaaaaaaaaaaaaaactcatccaAACTCATCTAAGGAGCCTAACTTTGGGAAGAGTCATGGTTTATTTATGGAAGGTAAGGTAGCACACTTCACCTCtgggtttggtttttattttattttattttgttgatgcacaaaaccggaggtcttggaacaacgtaaatccgaccgtgaatctgcatataatgtaaataacacaagatgtatcgtggttcaccccaaggtttgggctatgtccacactgattatgtatttatgagaggattgtgagggagagaaacctctgtaatgtgagaggagatgtgagaggggtgagaaggctccagaatttgcctcccctaattgtgagggtgaggggtcattttatataataaggacttctcacttattacatatttgcccattcatttatcacataattacatttaagtccctcgagtatttgtacgagatctaaatacgaggccctaaatatggtataaacagtactcccccaagtcttcagtcaagagagtcttttggctggagacttgaaattcagtccatgtgtgggccgaagtaactagatgtcgtcttgaactggtacttgatatgaggcggtgctcaaagtgaaatgatgctcaactaaaagtagcacacgctgcgaggctgcttAGCTCGTGGCTTatattgccttggttggctcgacttgcggcatttgaaggtgagggagtcccttttatggAATAAGAGCTCGCtgctcaatacatgaatgatgggctatagttgatgctctttaatgatggtgagggagtcccttttataaaataagggatcgctcctcagtacatgaataatgggtgctctctaatgaaagtgagggagtccttttttatagaataagggttcgctccttaatacatgaataatgggtgctctctaatgaaagtgatggagtcccttttatagaataagggttcgctccttaatacataagtgatgggctaagtcccccaagtatttttcataaggcccagttgcggaagcccaatatatggtacataatgtagtcctccaagtcttcggtcagtagaatctgttggctggagacttcaaattgaatccatgtatgggccgaagtggcagttgttcagaggcggtatttgtataccctgcactgaagctttgtaagtgaatctttgcaagtgaagctttgaagctagagttctgtaaatgaagtttttgaagctagagctctgtaaatgaagcttttgaagctgtttgacatgagtgatgctcatgaatgtttatgttgattgacatgagtgatgctcatggatgttgtcatgagtgatgctcatgaatgttaacatgagtgatgctcatgaatgttgacatgaatgatggtcatgaatgtttatgtatgattgtcatgagtgatgctcatgaatgtttatgtatgaatgacatgagtaatgctcatgtataatttggagtactgggcgtacttttaatcacctggttggtggcatgaaggagagtacgggttgtacatttcatcactgggttggtggcatgaatggctagttgccaaatgatattagagtacgggctgtacatttcatcacctgattggtggtaatagtggcaggttgccgaataattttggagtactggacgtacttttgatcacctggttggtggtaatagcggcaggttgccgaataattgtggagcaCCAGGCGTATTTTTGATTgtctggttggagctattttgggcttatgggccttcgccctctacacaacattccagcccatttattttgggctttgcctttttttttttttaaccctctgatgggatttatacatattaccctctaatggggtttatacagatgttttcGAAAGatcagaaaaataaattacatcactttaaagtaaggaaaataaatcacatcattctggtggggtgtttattccttgcttttgctttctgcttttcgtcgcactctctctgtctcttcaccTGGTAGACAAAAAGAATCGTTTAATAGGAATCTTATAATTTTGCcccatttcttcttttttcttttccttttatgCTTTACTTTCGCTTtcgttttctgctttgcttttgctttcgttttctgctttgcttttgctttcttctttcttttgccTTTCtactttgcttttgttttccacCGCGCCTCTCTCTGTAATTTCTGAATAGGTCTCTAAAAATCTAATGGCGATCTGCTTTGCTCCTCTATCCATTATGTCCAGTAGCAATCTTGTCTACTTTCAATAGTGCAGCGCCACGATCGAGGGCCAAGATTTCATTTCTTTTGACGGTTTCAAGAGAATCGTCCCTGTAGCTAGTAATACTCTCATCCACTGCCAAGAGGAAGAGGTCTAGACCGTAATTGTGCCACCTGATGAATCTCCTCCTCAAACACCTTGTAGAAACACTCCCTTCAAATCTGCTCTAGGGTTTTGGGTCTCTTGAGGGCGGCCCGTCTTTCATGACAGATGCAGCACTAAAGCCCCCTGCCTTCTTCTGCTTGCCGTCGGCTGAAGACTCTATTGAACGTGATGACACTCAGTCGAAGCTCAGGATTTGTAATTGACTACTTTTCCTTTCTGTTGACCGGTGAAATCCAAACGGTGTCTCATATCCAaatggtttctgggtttttcgtTTGAAAAGTCTCAGCTCAAGCTCCTCTGCGACCGCATTGCACGCAGTGCATTTGTCGTCAATAGAAGCAGCCATCGATAAAATGGTGAAGATCAAAGCCAACCTCAACACCATTGACCCTCTCATTTCCTTTCACTTCTTCCACTttccgtctctctctctctgttctcGGCACTGGTACTGTTTGCAATGGTGACGGCGGCGGCGAGGTAGACAGTCTCCTGATCTGACATTTTAGGCTGGTTTCAGCGGAGAACTGCGGAGATGCAGGTGCGGCAACGTTTGATGAAGCCCTTCCTGGCGGATACTCATTCGACGGTGGCAGTCGACGTGAAGCCGTCGCTAGACCTGGCGTAGAGCATCTTCTCCAGCGCGATGGAGGACGAGGAGCCGTAGAGGAAGCTCGCAGACGCCATGGATGGCAGAGAAGATGGAATTGCGGCGAGGCCGCAAGCTGAGCATGGCGGATCTATTGGGTCATAAGCTTTGGAGTTCAAGAACAAGATGGCGAAGAAAATAGTGGGTTTCTCTCGAATTTGCtaaatttctttcctttctGATTGTCTTAATAAGGGACCAAAAAGTATATATCAAGCAAAAAACACTCTCAGCATCTACACTTCAAAAGCCCTTTTTGATGCCAATACCAGtcattccaaaaaaataaatggttGTTTGGATCTTTAAAGTTTGAAACTTTTGAGCTgtgagtttgttttgtttgaagagGTGAAAGAGATCAGAAGTAAGAGAGAGGCAGAGAGAGTTTTAGTTGTcttttgggttttgcagatccacggtgAAGTGTGGTGAGGTTGTGAGGGTTTCACGGTGATGAgatgaaaatttgagagagaaccgacatagcttttcatgTCGATTCCcgcagacggcgccaaatgttgatgcacaaaaccagaggtcttggaacaacataaatccgaccgtgaatctgcatataatgtaaataacacaagatatatcgtggttcaccccaaggtttgggctacgtccacactgattatatatttatgagaggattgtgagggagataaacctctgtaatgtgagaggagatgtgagaggggtgagaaggctccagaaTTGGcatcctctaattgtgagggtgaggggtcattttatagaataaggactcatcacttattacatatttgcccattcatttatcacataattacatttaagtccctcgagtatttgtacgagatttAAATACGAggtcctaaatatggtataaacatatttattttatgaatAGCACAGAGAAAACAATAATCATGGTTTGGATAAATAAGATTACGTTAAAAAACGAAGTtgatttcgtttttttttttttttgagagagTATTGTACAACGACGAATTCAGGATGTGAACTTTGGGGATCCTAATGTTAAATATAAGTTTTTAAGAATGAAATAGAGCGAGAAACACGTAAAAAAAAGTTGACTCACTTGGTAGGCTTGTTGTGCACATGTCAACAAAAAGCGGCATATGCCGAAGCAATCTAATGAGTGAATAACGAGAACTTGTCGAGTGTTGTCAACGCAACATATTGAGATATGCCTAGCATGCATGACATCAAACATTTAGTAGGCACAAAAGGGCCCTATAACAAACATTCAGAGGGTTATCGGAAGACCTTTTACATGTATATTTTCCGAACTCGGG harbors:
- the LOC126619296 gene encoding tetrapyrrole-binding protein, chloroplastic, encoding MAAKSFQSIRHNHHSLLLHHHHIDNAPSTFFLKPTTTNTLTSPLSHHSLFSTKTFSISATTSFSTPSSSTQSTSFDLLEQHLSAQNFREADEETRRLLIVLAGEQAQKRGYVFFSEVQFISEADLQAIDALWRQHSNNKFGYSVQKKIYDKVGDDFTKFFIKLGWMKKLDTEVLQYNYRAFPGEFIWELNESTPEGHLPLTNALRGTQLLKSILSHPAFKPTEEEVLLAKAAAEAEGNIGVTGLKGFMDGSKSKRVLKSDYSF